The DNA region ATTGTCGTAACTGATTCGGTTCAGGACCGGGTTGACCCGATTCATGAAAGCGGAGAGAAATCCGAAGAATCAATGGATGTAACAGATTCTGATCGGGTCCGGGTTGGCCCGTTTCACGAAGAGAAAACAGAAGAATCAATGGACGTAACAGATTCGGATCGGGCCCGGGTTGGCCCGATTCGGGAAAGCGGAGAGAAAACAGAAGAATCAATGGACGTAACAGATTCGGATCGGGTCCGGGTTGACCCGATTCAGGAAGGGGTTAGCTTGACCGAAGAGTCCACGGTGACCACCGTGAGCGACGATCGGGAAGTTGACAATGCAGGATCCTCACCACCGGAGCTCCGGGAAACGAACCAAACAGACTGGTCTCTCTCTGGGCTCTTACTCAAAGCAATCGAGTTCCAATTCAATCTGATCATCACCTTGTTCAAGTATCCGCCTTTGTTGCTCCACTGGTGCTTCCTCTTCATGTTCGATCCCTTCAGCACGTTAAGGATCGGAAGACGCTTCTTAACGACAATAGTTGCAGAGTTAAGTGATATGGTGTTAGGAACCTTTAAGCTGAGTTGGCTAAAAGACACCAAACGTATGTTGAATCTTGCGTGGAAGTTCGGATGGGGTTTGTTCTGGGCTGTTTACGTAGGCGCTGTGTTGTTTGGCTTGTTGGTTTTGTCGCTTATGCTTGGTGGGTTTATGATCAACCGTGTTGCCGATAAACCGTTTGTGCTCAAGGAGGTGTTGAACTTCGATTATACCAAGAATAGTCCAGAAGCATTTGTGCCTATCACCTCATGTGCTGGTGTTGTTGCTTGCGATGGAAGTTGCAAGGAGAGTAATGAGATGTTGAAGGTCAGAGGGGTTCGAGCTATCCCTCGAGACCACAAATTAGAGATCACTCTTTCAATGACGTTACCCGAGTCTGAGTACAATAAAAATCTCGGCATGTTTCAGGTATTGAAGTTAGAAGCTTAAGACAAGTTATGTTTGTTATGTGTATGGTTGTTCATTCATGTGTCTTTGTTGAAGGTTCGTGTGGATTTCTTATCTGCGGATGGTAAAACGCTCAACAGCATACGGCGTCCATGCATGCTGAGATTCAGAAGCGAGCCTATCCGTCTAGTTCAGACGTTCCTCAAAATGGTTCCGTTAGTTACAGGATACGTCTCTGAGATACAAACCTTGAGCTTGAAGCTGAAAGGATTTGCAGAAAAGGACATCCCCACCGCTTGCTTGAAGGTGATGATCGAACAGCGGGCGGAGTTTCGACCCGGCGCAGGTATTCCAGAGCTGTACGACGCGTCCCTCTCGCTTGAATCAGATCTTCCTTTCTTCAAAAAGGTTATATGGAAATGGCGGAAGACTTTGTACGTCTGGATCAGCATGAGCTTGTTTACTATGGAGTTGCTGTTTGCTTTGGTTTGTTGCAGACCTCTGGTAATACCAAGAACAAGAAGTAGAGACAGACCGCCTTCAAATCCGCTTGGAAGTAGATGATGTTGCTgtaaatcatgttttctttacACTCTGAAACGGTATTTTCATTTCCTTTGTTAACTTTAGCTCCTAAAAGTTATTTAATCAAAGTTGTAaatcttatatgttatatgtggTTTGGATTTGAGATATGTTCTTGAAAAAGAGTTTGATAAAGTAAATATAGCAAATGTGTTGGTATCatagatttattaaatttagtcaTTTAATTTCAACTGTAATACCATGTAAATCTCTGAGCCTCTATTATTCCTAACGTGTTCTGTCCTCACATTTAACTTGTTGCTGTCCATTGAGAGAACACAGTGAAAAACAATCAGAACTCAGATACGTTGTCTTAACTTCCAAAACAGttatttttgctaaaaataaCTGGGAGCCTCTCTAATCACAACCTTAACAAACTAAACAAATACCAAATCAAGTACCTTTCAGTTCCAAAGCCAGTGTAGAACCTTTAGAGCTTTATATACATCACCAATTTCTCCATGTTTCCATCTGAGCCAGCTGCGGGATTAATAGAAAAAGAACCGGACCCTTCTCACTGTTTTAAACTCTTTGAGTTCTTGAAAATGGCGTGCCATGGATTTCTAGGTACACCGACCAAGAGATCTCATGGACGTCATATTCATGGAGGGAGAAGAAACCAGCATCAACGTCACCGATCCAGATGTTCACCAGCAGCAGCTGGCTCCATCTTCGCATCCCTCAACATGTCTATCTTTACATTCCACAACCGCCT from Raphanus sativus cultivar WK10039 chromosome 8, ASM80110v3, whole genome shotgun sequence includes:
- the LOC108820906 gene encoding seipin-2, with translation MIQSMDSSSSNPTISHDDVLDRFLDAPDEFYYDCMPPTRRRQYSANPSAANLRRRNSTPHRNPIRSDLETEPSSSSSSNGFKVYEKSSEDVTESTKDLIDLPPEKDNDIVVTDSVQDRVDPIHESGEKSEESMDVTDSDRVRVGPFHEEKTEESMDVTDSDRARVGPIRESGEKTEESMDVTDSDRVRVDPIQEGVSLTEESTVTTVSDDREVDNAGSSPPELRETNQTDWSLSGLLLKAIEFQFNLIITLFKYPPLLLHWCFLFMFDPFSTLRIGRRFLTTIVAELSDMVLGTFKLSWLKDTKRMLNLAWKFGWGLFWAVYVGAVLFGLLVLSLMLGGFMINRVADKPFVLKEVLNFDYTKNSPEAFVPITSCAGVVACDGSCKESNEMLKVRGVRAIPRDHKLEITLSMTLPESEYNKNLGMFQVRVDFLSADGKTLNSIRRPCMLRFRSEPIRLVQTFLKMVPLVTGYVSEIQTLSLKLKGFAEKDIPTACLKVMIEQRAEFRPGAGIPELYDASLSLESDLPFFKKVIWKWRKTLYVWISMSLFTMELLFALVCCRPLVIPRTRSRDRPPSNPLGSR